A window of Mucilaginibacter sp. PAMC 26640 contains these coding sequences:
- a CDS encoding radical SAM protein, which yields MQSIIQSGQTQVPQWEKGYNNYGPWLKEKYPGHRVFKVIVDGGFTCPNRDGSKGYGGCTYCNVDSFTPSVSRNAPTVREQVMQGMERARNGNKADKFIIYFQPNTNTYAPAHYLKMMYDEALSYGTEDIVGLSVGTRPDCIDAEKIALLESYTDRFDVDLEMGMESIYDETLNQINRGCSHDELLKALKLTENTRLDVCVHTIFGFPWETHDMMLKYADEINRHAQIKFVKFHHLHIVEGSVMGVKYKREPFKLFSLEEYADFLCDLLPLVRPDIIIQRLFGLSDRELLIAPNWGLKKSEIQYYIDQKILSRGVVQGSALV from the coding sequence GTGCAGTCAATCATTCAATCGGGGCAAACACAGGTGCCACAGTGGGAAAAAGGATATAACAACTACGGCCCGTGGCTTAAAGAAAAGTATCCCGGCCACCGTGTGTTTAAAGTGATTGTTGATGGTGGCTTTACTTGCCCCAACCGTGATGGCAGCAAGGGCTACGGCGGTTGCACTTATTGCAATGTAGATTCATTTACGCCGTCGGTTAGTCGTAATGCGCCTACTGTGCGCGAGCAGGTAATGCAGGGGATGGAACGCGCCCGTAATGGCAATAAAGCCGATAAATTTATCATCTACTTTCAGCCCAATACCAACACTTACGCACCAGCGCATTATTTAAAAATGATGTATGACGAGGCACTGAGCTATGGTACCGAAGATATTGTTGGGCTAAGCGTAGGCACCCGCCCCGACTGCATAGACGCTGAAAAAATCGCCCTGCTGGAAAGCTATACCGATCGTTTTGATGTAGACCTGGAAATGGGAATGGAAAGCATTTATGACGAAACGCTAAACCAGATTAACCGCGGCTGTAGCCATGATGAATTGCTGAAGGCGCTTAAATTAACGGAAAATACCAGGCTGGATGTTTGCGTGCACACCATTTTTGGTTTCCCCTGGGAAACGCATGACATGATGCTGAAATATGCCGACGAGATAAACCGCCACGCACAAATTAAATTTGTTAAATTTCATCACCTGCACATCGTGGAGGGCAGCGTGATGGGGGTAAAATATAAACGCGAACCATTCAAGCTTTTCAGCCTGGAGGAGTATGCCGATTTTTTATGTGATCTGCTGCCCTTGGTTCGCCCGGATATTATTATCCAGCGCCTATTTGGCCTAAGCGACCGCGAACTGCTTATTGCCCCTAACTGGGGGTTGAAGAAAAGCGAAATTCAATACTACATAGATCAAAAGATCCTCAGCAGAGGGGTAGTGCAAGGCTCGGCACTTGTTTGA
- a CDS encoding methylmalonyl-CoA mutase, translated as MESIAPYKSVFKIRLVTAASLFDGHDATINIMRRILQSTGAEVIHLGHNRSVHEVVNCALQEDVQGIALTSYQGGHVEYFKYMRDLLNERGGSHIKIFGGGGGVFLPNEIADLHAYGISRIYSPDDGRTMGLQGMINDMMQACDFATVGQLNGELEQLPEKNIRSIASLITLAENESLAGSTISHHSQITAYHSKIPVLGITGTGGSGKSSLIDEIVRRFLMETDKTLAIISVDPAKRKTGGALLGDRIRMNAINNPRVYMRSLATRQANLALSKHVQEAIDICKAAGYDIIIVETSGIGQSDTMITDFCDLSLYVMTPEFGAATQLEKIDMLDFADLVALNKFDKRGALDAIRDVRKQYKRNHQLFDAKDDDLPVYGTMASQFNDPGMNTLFTAIMAAVKAKTGVELLDGRGYSLKGKADESEKIYIIPPDRIRYLAEIAESSAAYNDWVNAQCKIAQQLFQLSGTMDILEKQAPTPTQGADRTTALQNIYTHLEDHLHADCKRVLKEWPATVAKYKAENFIYKVRDKEIKQPLYYTSLSQLSIPKISLPKYEAWGDILRWLLTENVPGEFPYAAGVFPLKREGEDPTRMFAGEGGPERTNKRFHYVSLGQPAHRLSTAFDSVTLYGEDPHVRPDIYGKIGNSGVSIATLDDAKKLYSGFDLCHASTSVSMTINGPAPMLLGFFMNAAIDQQCEKYIIENNLQHLVEARYKGWYDDKGLQRPSYQGGSLPPGNNGLGLMLLGITGDQVLPADVYEKIKNYAIATVRGTVQADILKEDQAQNTCIFSTEFALRMMGDIQQYFIDQKVRNFYSVSISGYHIAEAGANPVTQLAFTLSNGFTYVEYYLSRGMDIDDFAPNLSFFFSNGIDPEYSVIGRVARRIWAKAIKNKYKGNDRSQKLKYHIQTSGRSLHAQEIDFNDIRTTLQALYAIYDNCNSLHTNAYDEAITTPTEESVRRAMAIQLIINRELGLAKNENPIQGAFIIEELTDLVEQAVLAEFKAINDRGGVLGAMETMYQRSKIQEESLYYETLKHTGEYPIIGVNTFLNKKGSPTLIPSEVIRATEEEKQYQITALHLFQQRNAERAPDLLNELQQKAIAGENIFERLMEACKYCSLGQISHALYEVGGQYRRNM; from the coding sequence ATGGAAAGTATAGCTCCATATAAATCTGTCTTTAAAATTCGTTTAGTCACCGCGGCTTCTTTGTTCGACGGGCACGACGCTACCATTAACATTATGCGGCGTATTTTGCAAAGCACCGGGGCGGAGGTAATTCACCTGGGGCATAATCGCAGCGTACACGAGGTGGTAAACTGCGCGTTACAGGAGGATGTGCAGGGCATTGCATTAACCAGCTACCAGGGCGGGCACGTGGAGTATTTTAAATACATGCGCGATTTGCTGAACGAACGCGGTGGCTCACATATCAAAATCTTTGGCGGCGGCGGCGGCGTTTTTCTGCCCAATGAAATTGCGGACTTGCACGCTTACGGTATCAGCCGGATCTACTCGCCGGATGATGGCCGCACCATGGGTCTGCAGGGGATGATCAATGATATGATGCAGGCTTGCGATTTTGCAACCGTGGGCCAATTAAACGGTGAACTTGAGCAGCTTCCCGAAAAAAATATCAGATCTATCGCCAGCCTCATTACGCTGGCAGAAAATGAAAGTTTGGCCGGTTCAACCATATCCCACCATTCACAAATCACTGCTTACCACTCAAAAATACCCGTTCTTGGTATCACCGGTACCGGTGGCTCGGGCAAGTCATCTCTGATAGATGAAATTGTAAGACGTTTTTTGATGGAGACTGATAAAACCCTGGCCATTATTTCTGTAGATCCAGCCAAACGTAAAACGGGTGGCGCCTTATTAGGCGACAGGATCCGGATGAACGCTATTAACAATCCGCGGGTTTACATGCGCTCACTGGCTACCCGGCAAGCCAACCTCGCCCTGAGTAAACATGTGCAGGAAGCTATCGATATTTGTAAAGCAGCGGGCTATGACATCATTATTGTCGAAACGTCAGGCATTGGCCAGTCGGATACTATGATCACCGACTTTTGCGATCTTTCCCTTTACGTAATGACACCTGAGTTTGGTGCCGCCACCCAGCTGGAAAAGATAGATATGCTTGATTTTGCCGATCTGGTGGCCCTGAATAAGTTTGATAAGCGCGGCGCACTGGATGCTATTCGCGATGTGCGTAAGCAATACAAGCGCAATCACCAGCTTTTTGATGCCAAGGATGATGACCTGCCGGTTTATGGCACTATGGCATCACAGTTTAATGATCCGGGAATGAATACTTTGTTTACAGCGATAATGGCTGCCGTTAAGGCTAAAACAGGTGTTGAACTTTTAGACGGAAGGGGTTATAGTTTAAAAGGAAAGGCGGATGAATCCGAAAAGATCTACATTATCCCTCCGGACAGGATCCGCTACCTGGCAGAAATTGCCGAAAGTAGTGCCGCTTATAACGACTGGGTTAACGCGCAGTGCAAAATAGCGCAACAGTTGTTCCAGTTAAGCGGAACGATGGACATCCTGGAAAAACAGGCCCCAACACCTACTCAAGGAGCAGACCGGACGACGGCCTTGCAGAACATTTACACCCATCTGGAAGATCACCTCCATGCCGATTGCAAACGAGTTTTGAAAGAATGGCCTGCAACGGTAGCCAAATACAAGGCCGAAAATTTTATTTATAAAGTGCGCGACAAGGAGATCAAACAGCCACTGTATTATACGTCATTGTCGCAGTTAAGCATCCCGAAAATCTCCTTGCCTAAGTATGAGGCCTGGGGCGATATCCTTCGCTGGCTGCTTACCGAAAACGTGCCCGGTGAATTCCCGTATGCAGCAGGCGTGTTCCCGCTAAAGCGCGAAGGCGAAGACCCAACCCGCATGTTTGCCGGTGAAGGTGGCCCCGAACGTACCAATAAACGCTTTCACTATGTTTCGTTGGGGCAGCCGGCGCATAGGCTGTCTACCGCTTTTGATTCAGTTACACTTTATGGTGAAGACCCGCACGTTCGGCCTGATATTTATGGCAAAATAGGAAACTCCGGCGTAAGCATTGCCACATTGGATGATGCCAAAAAACTGTATTCGGGGTTCGACTTATGCCATGCCAGCACTTCGGTATCCATGACCATCAATGGCCCTGCACCTATGCTGCTCGGTTTTTTTATGAATGCTGCTATCGATCAGCAATGCGAAAAGTACATCATCGAAAATAACCTGCAGCACCTGGTTGAGGCCCGGTACAAAGGATGGTACGACGATAAGGGACTACAAAGACCCTCGTATCAGGGAGGGAGCTTGCCTCCGGGAAACAACGGGCTTGGCCTGATGCTCCTCGGCATAACTGGTGATCAGGTGTTGCCTGCGGATGTGTACGAAAAAATAAAGAACTATGCAATCGCCACCGTTCGCGGCACGGTGCAGGCAGATATATTAAAAGAGGATCAGGCACAAAACACCTGTATCTTCAGCACAGAATTTGCCCTGCGGATGATGGGCGACATTCAGCAATATTTTATTGATCAAAAAGTACGCAATTTTTACTCCGTATCTATATCGGGCTATCATATTGCAGAGGCTGGGGCTAACCCGGTTACCCAATTGGCATTTACACTCAGCAATGGTTTCACTTATGTGGAGTACTACCTGAGCCGCGGAATGGATATTGACGATTTTGCGCCGAACTTGTCCTTTTTCTTTAGCAACGGTATCGATCCCGAATACTCGGTTATTGGCCGGGTTGCCAGGCGCATATGGGCCAAAGCGATCAAGAATAAATATAAAGGCAATGATCGATCGCAAAAGTTGAAGTATCACATTCAAACCAGCGGCCGCTCGCTGCACGCTCAAGAGATTGATTTTAACGATATCCGTACCACCTTGCAGGCTTTGTATGCTATTTATGATAACTGCAATTCTTTGCATACCAATGCATATGATGAAGCCATTACTACGCCAACCGAGGAGTCGGTTAGAAGGGCGATGGCCATCCAATTAATAATTAATCGTGAACTGGGCCTTGCTAAGAACGAAAACCCGATCCAGGGAGCGTTCATCATTGAAGAATTGACAGATTTGGTTGAGCAGGCCGTACTTGCAGAGTTTAAAGCTATAAACGATCGTGGTGGCGTATTAGGCGCGATGGAAACTATGTACCAGCGCAGTAAAATTCAGGAAGAATCGCTTTACTATGAAACGCTGAAACACACCGGTGAATACCCCATAATTGGTGTCAACACTTTCCTGAATAAAAAGGGGTCACCTACGCTAATTCCATCAGAGGTAATCCGTGCCACAGAAGAAGAAAAGCAATATCAGATCACAGCGTTACATTTATTTCAGCAGCGCAACGCGGAGCGAGCGCCGGATTTATTAAACGAACTCCAGCAAAAAGCAATTGCAGGTGAAAATATCTTCGAGCGTCTGATGGAGGCTTGCAAGTACTGCTCACTCGGACAGATCAGCCACGCATTGTATGAGGTAGGCGGTCAGTATAGGCGCAATATGTAG
- a CDS encoding polysaccharide biosynthesis protein — protein sequence MRLPNIPGFDQQALEKYFKNTGMSFIGKVGSLLIKMLVGITVARYLSKDKLGVITGGITYIYLFSAVATLGLDQFIVKELHQFPENRDRILGTSFWMKVFAGFACIPLIWLCYQVYPAHGTPYEYVLIFSSIGIVQAFNVIDSYFQSEVQSKYIMQVQVTGNLLSAAIKLILIYLKMPLIAFVYAYAFDFILLALGYYFTYQRKGRNLFNWALDLALSRKLLARSWPLIISGIMVSLYMKIDQLMIQNISGTKEAGAYATVASLSEAWNFIPTVIVTTLFPAILNARRDDIARYKKRIQNLYDLMVYLSLPAAVIITFTSHLIYKLYTPEFAYAAPVLSVHIWSGVFVFLGAANSQYLIAEGYVKLTFLRTGFGAIVNIILNIILIPKMGMMGAAIATLVAYACSAFFVLLIPKTSKQGIMMLQSLLLFSLFKKSSRP from the coding sequence ATGCGCCTACCCAACATCCCCGGCTTTGATCAGCAAGCTTTAGAAAAGTATTTTAAGAATACGGGGATGAGCTTTATTGGTAAAGTAGGTAGTCTGCTGATAAAGATGTTGGTGGGTATTACGGTTGCCCGCTATTTAAGTAAAGATAAACTGGGAGTAATTACAGGTGGAATTACTTACATCTACTTATTTTCTGCTGTTGCAACCCTTGGTCTTGACCAGTTTATTGTTAAAGAGTTGCATCAATTCCCTGAAAACCGCGACCGTATTTTAGGAACATCTTTCTGGATGAAAGTTTTTGCGGGTTTTGCCTGTATACCGCTGATATGGCTATGCTACCAGGTTTATCCTGCTCATGGCACACCGTACGAATATGTGTTGATTTTTTCGTCTATAGGCATTGTCCAAGCATTTAATGTCATCGATTCGTACTTCCAAAGCGAAGTGCAATCCAAATACATTATGCAGGTGCAGGTTACCGGCAATTTATTGTCGGCGGCTATTAAGCTTATATTGATCTACCTCAAAATGCCGCTTATCGCTTTTGTATATGCGTATGCTTTTGACTTTATATTATTAGCTCTGGGATATTATTTCACTTACCAGCGTAAGGGACGCAATCTTTTTAACTGGGCTTTAGATTTGGCACTTTCCAGGAAACTCCTTGCACGGTCGTGGCCGCTTATTATCTCCGGAATAATGGTTTCGCTATATATGAAGATAGACCAGCTGATGATCCAAAACATCTCGGGTACAAAAGAAGCCGGTGCCTATGCCACGGTCGCCTCTTTGAGCGAAGCGTGGAATTTCATCCCTACGGTTATTGTAACTACGCTTTTCCCCGCCATTTTAAATGCCCGGAGGGATGATATAGCGCGTTACAAAAAGCGCATCCAAAACCTGTACGATCTGATGGTTTACCTGAGCCTTCCGGCAGCAGTAATTATTACTTTTACTTCGCATCTGATTTACAAATTGTACACGCCTGAATTTGCCTACGCAGCACCCGTTTTATCGGTGCATATTTGGTCTGGAGTGTTTGTGTTTCTAGGAGCGGCTAATAGCCAGTATTTAATTGCCGAGGGGTACGTTAAGCTTACCTTTTTGCGTACAGGCTTTGGCGCTATCGTAAATATAATCCTCAATATTATCCTGATCCCCAAAATGGGTATGATGGGTGCTGCAATAGCTACGCTTGTTGCGTATGCCTGTTCGGCGTTTTTTGTTTTACTGATCCCTAAAACAAGCAAGCAGGGTATTATGATGTTACAATCATTATTATTATTTTCACTTTTCAAAAAATCATCCAGGCCTTGA
- a CDS encoding FkbM family methyltransferase: protein MSTFSSLIKILSNPSHLRALLSFDNKGYLNDIGWFKAYDTKSPVDKHGNPIPWVTYSFIDFIKERINKQHSVFEFGSGNSTFFYAKYARKVVSVEHDKEWLEKIDKSPEKTTNSEMIYSELQRDGEYCRMPLKLNEKFDIIIVDGRDRVNCCKQAVDALTTVGVVVLDDSERESYQEGVKFLVAQGFKHLSFSGISPGLFYFKSTSLFYKANNCLGI from the coding sequence TTGAGTACATTTTCTTCATTAATAAAAATTTTGAGCAATCCATCACATTTACGTGCGTTGCTTTCTTTTGACAACAAAGGTTATCTGAACGATATCGGTTGGTTCAAGGCTTACGACACTAAATCACCTGTGGATAAGCATGGTAATCCTATCCCCTGGGTTACCTATTCTTTCATTGATTTTATAAAAGAGCGCATCAATAAACAGCATAGCGTTTTTGAATTTGGTTCGGGCAATTCTACTTTTTTTTATGCAAAATATGCCCGAAAAGTAGTATCTGTTGAACATGATAAGGAATGGCTGGAAAAGATCGACAAATCTCCTGAAAAGACAACAAATTCCGAGATGATTTACTCCGAGTTGCAGCGCGATGGTGAATACTGCCGCATGCCGCTTAAGCTGAATGAAAAATTTGATATTATTATTGTTGATGGCCGCGATAGAGTAAACTGCTGTAAACAAGCAGTGGATGCCCTAACAACAGTCGGTGTGGTGGTGCTGGATGATTCGGAACGCGAGTCCTACCAGGAGGGTGTTAAGTTTTTAGTTGCGCAAGGATTTAAACACTTATCCTTCAGTGGCATTTCACCAGGCTTATTCTATTTTAAATCAACTTCCCTTTTTTATAAGGCCAATAATTGCCTGGGGATATAA
- a CDS encoding methyltransferase type 11: protein MQQSAISGNVKTAYDEFYQKHDEAWRMLGAKYKAEHIIAVCAGKSFAKVLEVGAGDGSILTYLADHDFAAEYHAVEISDSGVAHIKSRNIKNLISVQEFDGYKLPFDDNSFDLIILSHVLEHVEHERLLLREIKRVSRHFVIEVPLDYKAGVDKKIKHFLAYGHINMYTPTSLRYLLQTEGFEVETDLTSMIEPEVTRFNTYINQKKAKSLLTNLKIAAEYTVKNTLGKLGGDKVNERMANAYTVLCKKTDRQADIF from the coding sequence ATGCAACAATCTGCTATAAGCGGTAATGTAAAAACCGCCTACGATGAATTTTACCAGAAGCATGATGAGGCCTGGCGCATGCTGGGTGCCAAATATAAAGCGGAACACATCATTGCTGTTTGCGCAGGCAAAAGCTTCGCAAAGGTGCTGGAGGTTGGTGCGGGCGACGGCAGTATTTTAACTTATTTGGCCGATCATGACTTTGCGGCGGAGTATCACGCTGTGGAAATATCAGATAGCGGAGTGGCCCACATAAAAAGCCGGAATATAAAAAACTTGATCTCTGTACAGGAGTTTGATGGTTATAAACTGCCATTTGACGATAATAGCTTCGATCTCATCATTCTATCCCACGTATTGGAACATGTAGAACATGAACGACTATTGCTTCGCGAAATAAAAAGGGTAAGCCGCCATTTTGTGATAGAAGTGCCACTGGATTACAAAGCCGGAGTGGATAAAAAAATTAAACATTTTTTGGCGTATGGGCATATTAATATGTACACCCCAACTTCGCTGCGGTATTTACTGCAAACCGAGGGTTTTGAAGTAGAGACAGATCTTACATCGATGATAGAACCGGAGGTAACCAGGTTCAATACCTACATTAATCAGAAGAAGGCTAAAAGTTTGTTAACCAATTTGAAAATTGCAGCAGAATATACCGTTAAAAACACACTAGGCAAATTGGGCGGAGATAAAGTAAACGAACGGATGGCAAATGCCTACACCGTACTCTGCAAAAAAACCGATAGGCAGGCAGATATATTTTAA
- a CDS encoding sugar transferase — MQNPAPIALFVYNRPDHTRRTINYLQKNLLAGESRLFIFSDGPRKDSDKASVEQVRQIALETTGFKSIKVIERPRNMGLANSIISGVTQLIKEFGTVIVFEDDLISSPYTLQYFNEGLQRYADTEKVMHLSAYMFDLPDKTLPETFFFRAAFSWGWATWARAWDNFDPDIDQLIKQFDKNKIDQFSINGTMNFWKQMLDFKAGRNNSWAIRWYASIFLKGGLTLNPSHSLVHNIGHDGSGTHSNIENTYQVQIAETPVKYFPEIIQEDTKAYATIRHFLKNRKGSLVKRGMNLFNQLKNKYLKRN; from the coding sequence TTGCAAAACCCTGCTCCCATCGCCCTTTTTGTATATAACCGGCCAGACCATACCCGCCGCACCATCAATTATTTGCAAAAAAATTTATTGGCTGGTGAGTCACGCTTATTTATCTTCAGCGATGGGCCCCGAAAAGACTCAGATAAGGCAAGTGTGGAACAGGTTAGGCAAATAGCCCTGGAAACCACCGGTTTTAAGTCTATTAAGGTAATAGAGCGACCAAGGAATATGGGATTAGCTAATTCCATCATTAGTGGGGTAACGCAGCTAATAAAAGAATTTGGCACAGTGATCGTTTTTGAAGACGACCTAATCTCTTCGCCTTACACACTCCAATATTTTAATGAGGGCCTGCAACGCTATGCGGATACCGAAAAGGTAATGCACTTAAGCGCCTACATGTTCGATCTCCCCGACAAAACGCTCCCGGAAACCTTTTTTTTCCGCGCGGCTTTCAGTTGGGGATGGGCCACCTGGGCAAGAGCCTGGGATAATTTCGACCCGGATATTGATCAATTGATCAAACAATTTGATAAAAATAAGATCGACCAATTCTCCATCAACGGCACTATGAATTTCTGGAAACAGATGCTTGACTTTAAGGCCGGGCGAAATAATTCCTGGGCAATTCGCTGGTACGCGTCCATCTTTTTAAAAGGTGGTTTAACGCTCAACCCATCACATTCGCTGGTACACAACATCGGGCATGATGGCAGCGGCACACATTCCAATATCGAAAATACCTACCAGGTACAAATAGCCGAAACCCCGGTTAAATATTTTCCGGAGATAATTCAGGAAGATACTAAAGCATATGCAACGATAAGGCACTTTTTAAAGAACCGTAAAGGCAGCCTTGTAAAGCGTGGAATGAATTTATTTAATCAATTGAAAAACAAGTATCTTAAAAGAAATTAG
- a CDS encoding AI-2E family transporter yields MTVPFLNQTLRVLLLFVLTFAVLYFAAPVLIPLTFGAILAMLLLPVCRWLQRRGLNNAFASILSIIALLLLIAGIVFLMQTQLSDLGKDLGKIEQRVNGMLTQLKDYVQQTFGISQREQQKMIKDQQGGSMEKAAGMVTTLVGSLAGILVDAILVLVYTFLFIYFRSHFKNFVLRLLSRDNRETGKDVLQNASTVTQQYLGGLGLMIVMLWVMYGIGFTIVGVKNAIFFAVLCGILELVPFAGNITGTSITMLMALAQSGDSRVVIGVLITYGCVQLIQTYILEPLVVGDRLNINPLFTILIIVIGETVWGIPGMILAVPLLGIFKIVCDNAEPLKDIGFLIGPPKEKKQSNEGNFFTKLFKSKPAKVE; encoded by the coding sequence ATGACCGTTCCATTCCTTAATCAAACGCTGCGGGTTCTCCTGCTATTCGTACTCACTTTTGCAGTACTGTATTTTGCTGCACCGGTGCTCATCCCTTTAACCTTTGGTGCCATACTGGCTATGTTGTTATTGCCTGTATGCAGGTGGCTTCAGAGAAGGGGACTAAACAATGCATTTGCGTCTATTTTAAGCATTATAGCATTGCTTTTACTTATAGCAGGCATTGTTTTCCTGATGCAAACACAATTAAGCGATCTTGGGAAAGACCTTGGCAAAATAGAGCAACGGGTTAACGGGATGCTAACTCAGCTGAAAGATTACGTACAGCAAACGTTTGGCATCTCGCAAAGGGAGCAGCAAAAAATGATTAAGGACCAACAGGGCGGCAGTATGGAAAAAGCCGCCGGCATGGTGACCACCCTCGTTGGATCGCTGGCCGGGATTTTAGTAGACGCAATCTTGGTATTAGTTTACACCTTTCTGTTCATTTACTTTCGCAGTCACTTCAAGAATTTTGTGTTAAGATTATTAAGCCGGGATAACCGCGAAACCGGCAAAGATGTATTGCAAAATGCCAGCACCGTAACACAGCAATACCTTGGCGGCCTAGGATTAATGATCGTGATGCTTTGGGTGATGTATGGCATAGGCTTTACCATAGTGGGCGTAAAAAACGCCATATTTTTTGCCGTGCTTTGTGGTATTTTAGAGCTTGTTCCGTTTGCCGGTAATATAACCGGTACTTCTATTACTATGTTGATGGCGCTGGCGCAAAGCGGAGATAGCCGTGTAGTTATCGGCGTTCTTATTACTTACGGTTGTGTTCAGTTGATTCAAACCTACATCCTGGAACCCCTGGTAGTGGGCGACCGGCTCAACATCAACCCCTTGTTTACCATCCTCATTATTGTTATTGGCGAAACCGTGTGGGGGATACCCGGCATGATACTGGCCGTGCCCCTACTTGGCATCTTTAAAATAGTGTGCGATAATGCCGAACCTTTAAAAGATATCGGTTTCCTGATTGGGCCACCGAAAGAGAAGAAGCAAAGTAATGAGGGTAACTTTTTTACGAAATTGTTTAAAAGCAAGCCTGCAAAGGTTGAGTGA
- a CDS encoding DNA repair protein RecO, translating to MLHKTRGIVFKTTDYSESSVVVQIFTEKFGLQSYLINGVKKPRAKISRNMLQPLHLVDMVVYHKTAGNIQRISELKNAPALLTIPYDIIKSSLVMFLNEVLYKAVKQQTPDENIFDFIFNAVEWLDHSTRGLANFHLVFLVQLTRYLGFYPHGTTASNTNYFDMKDGVFSNFKPDSLSYLSPPHTKNFYDLLQNGFGKIESIKLGNDERRYLINKILEYYAMHIEGFGYIRSHEVLEEVLG from the coding sequence ATGCTGCATAAAACCCGCGGCATTGTCTTTAAAACTACCGACTACAGCGAAAGTAGCGTAGTGGTACAGATATTTACCGAAAAATTTGGGCTTCAATCGTATCTAATCAATGGTGTAAAAAAGCCCCGTGCTAAAATAAGCCGCAACATGCTGCAGCCGCTGCACCTGGTTGATATGGTTGTTTATCATAAAACAGCCGGAAACATACAGCGGATCTCCGAATTGAAAAACGCGCCGGCGTTGCTTACCATCCCTTATGACATTATTAAAAGCAGCCTGGTAATGTTTTTAAACGAGGTGCTGTATAAAGCCGTAAAGCAGCAAACACCCGATGAAAATATTTTCGATTTCATTTTTAATGCGGTAGAATGGCTGGATCACAGTACCCGCGGACTAGCGAATTTTCATCTTGTGTTCCTGGTGCAGCTTACACGTTACCTGGGCTTTTATCCGCATGGGACAACCGCATCAAACACTAATTACTTTGATATGAAAGATGGCGTATTCAGCAATTTCAAGCCGGATAGTTTATCTTACCTCTCGCCACCCCACACCAAAAATTTTTACGACCTGCTGCAAAATGGGTTCGGTAAAATAGAAAGCATTAAACTGGGTAATGATGAACGTCGTTACCTCATCAATAAAATATTGGAATACTATGCCATGCACATTGAGGGCTTCGGCTATATCCGGTCGCATGAGGTGCTGGAAGAGGTGCTGGGATAA
- a CDS encoding diacylglycerol kinase has protein sequence MKKFIRGFGFAFKGLQYAFSTQLNFRVHVFAAIAAIAMGFCLKINAAEWNWILLCIAMVLLTELLNTGIETLTDLVSPGYNKLAGHVKDISAAAVLVVAFFALITGIIIYLPKILALLGYAA, from the coding sequence ATGAAAAAATTTATTCGCGGCTTTGGCTTTGCCTTTAAAGGCTTACAATATGCTTTTAGCACACAACTCAATTTTAGGGTGCATGTGTTTGCGGCAATAGCGGCTATTGCGATGGGGTTTTGCTTGAAGATCAACGCAGCCGAATGGAACTGGATATTGCTTTGTATTGCCATGGTTTTGCTTACAGAATTATTGAATACCGGGATAGAAACGCTTACAGACCTGGTATCGCCAGGGTATAATAAACTGGCAGGGCACGTTAAAGATATCAGTGCAGCAGCGGTGTTGGTAGTTGCCTTTTTTGCATTGATTACCGGTATTATAATTTATCTGCCCAAAATTTTAGCACTTCTGGGTTATGCTGCATAA